In Nitrosomonas ureae, the sequence TGGTAAAGACGACACAATTGATGCGGAAAATGCGGCGCATGCAGCATTTGCTGGTATACGCACCGTCACACCTAAAACGCGTGATGGCATGGTCGAATCGCTACGGGTTCTCAAGATGTGTAGGAAGACCGCCATTGCAGCTCGCCGTATCGCACTACAAATGATCCAAATGAATATTATCTCTGCGCCAGAAGCGATTCGTGAATCACTACGCACAATGACTCGAATGCAATTAATCCGTACCCTTGCTGCCTGGCGACCAGATCTGAGTGGGTATCGTGATATATCAACTGCATACAAAATTGCATTGAAATCGCTTGCACGACGATATTTGGAGTTACATGACGAAATTGCAGATTTGGATGTGATGATTTCCGTCATTGTTGATGAATTAGCCCCCGAACTGATTACAGGCAAAGCCATTGGATATGAATCTGCGGCACAGCTACTCATTACCATAGGAGACAATCCGGAACGCTTAAAGTCTGAAGCTAGCTTTGCGGCGTTGTGTGGTGTCAATCCAATTCCTGCCTCATCAGGCAAGGTCAATAGGCACAGGTTAAATCGTGGGGGTGATAGAGCGGCTAACAGCGCGCTGCATATTATTGCTATAGGACGATTGCGGATAGACGCCAGAACTAAAGAGTATGTTGAAAAGCGTTTAACTCAGGGTCACACTAAACTTGAAGCACTTCGTTGCCTTAAACGTTATATCGCAAGAGAGGTATATTACACTTTGAGAAAGAGAAATAATTTAATCAATAGCGCACAAATTGCAGCTTGACATTTAGAAGGGCATCCGCGGCAGCCAATACTGTGCGCATGATTACCAGAATTTATTGCAACAATTTGGCATGATCGCTTC encodes:
- a CDS encoding IS110 family transposase translates to MNNQSLSNHQTIVGGVDTHKDLHFVAIVDAYDRVLSSNSFPTTRQGYKSMLDWMQSFGEVKRIGIECTGTYGVGLLRYLQQFDIEILEVTAPDKTIRRKRGKDDTIDAENAAHAAFAGIRTVTPKTRDGMVESLRVLKMCRKTAIAARRIALQMIQMNIISAPEAIRESLRTMTRMQLIRTLAAWRPDLSGYRDISTAYKIALKSLARRYLELHDEIADLDVMISVIVDELAPELITGKAIGYESAAQLLITIGDNPERLKSEASFAALCGVNPIPASSGKVNRHRLNRGGDRAANSALHIIAIGRLRIDARTKEYVEKRLTQGHTKLEALRCLKRYIAREVYYTLRKRNNLINSAQIAA